From Garra rufa chromosome 19, GarRuf1.0, whole genome shotgun sequence, the proteins below share one genomic window:
- the LOC141292306 gene encoding urokinase plasminogen activator surface receptor-like yields MDLQISVFLLFVLFTAGHSLNCNQCPGVSNPCDQIPCPDGLSNCFAATAYAGALGFSSSLVTVKGCAPATCPSGSINLGNIKLSAYCCGTDLCNDKDSPDPIFNTPNGKMCYTCDGQSCSSIMTCSGNEDQCFNATASFGGQTVGVKGCVSKAICDATSLIPNVEGVSCCSGNLCNGAKSVTQSFLFLCCSLISFILLH; encoded by the exons ATGGATCTGCAAATCTCAGTTTTTCTTCTGTTTGTTCTTTTCACTGCAG GACACTCGCTCAACTGTAATCAGTGTCCAGGTGTGTCAAACCCTTGTGACCAGATACCGTGTCCTGATGGGCTTTCCAACTGCTTTGCTGCGACGGCATATGCTG GTGCATTAGGTTTCAGTAGCTCTTTAGTAACGGTTAAAGGTTGTGCTCCGGCGACCTGTCCAAGTGGGTCCATCAACCTCGGCAATATAAAATTGTCTGCTTACTGCTGTGGCACAGATCTGTGTAACGACAAAGATTCTCCAG ATCCTATTTTTAACACTCCCAATGGAAAGATGTGTTACACTTGTGATGGACAAAGCTGTTCAAGCATAATGACCTGTTCAGGAAATGAAGACCAATGCTTTAATGCAACAG CGAGTTTCGGAGGCCAGACAGTGGGTGTAAAAGGCTGTGTCTCCAAAGCCATTTGTGATGCCACTTCTTTGATTCCTAATGTCGAGGGCGTCTCGTGTTGTTCAGGGAACCTGTGCAACGGTGCTAAGAGCGTCACTCAGAGCTTCCTGTTCCTCTGCTGTTCTCTGATCTCCTTCATCCTGCTGCACTGA
- the stbd1 gene encoding uncharacterized protein stbd1 yields the protein MTMKKSKPIALDRRDIHSLLDVIGGFGAVVAVGIIAMLSVCAAFFIYRSFRGQRGKGDENSENETTVATEEESTARRRKRERDDDRPTESTGACEDGKQDLSSTDNMLLPTEVPEKDLNESTLKDLEEITDELLTDLEPRMGDKTDSDLDQCVEMDPDEKTECEEHIQQDVDDDDGGCEVLADVNVGLTQTGNSAKKEIEEYLDKSVSLETDEPSETESAREIIYQRHQDHITDHVSSNPSKMQLEEHIKTSVVEEVENMSKKFEDHHDWRFPRTNNFDCCCSDKKTDTLEKMKGQPWFHSGSYTTDGINLSAAVETMVNHNSRFDFQNYLGFQTDNTFIGGSSIQVSLSQEKKTDEEGTIEKKQEKNEISIMDAIMDNNEWLNVGAPEYKDLPWLTAIATEEKQTQQEQVKTGLTKDDEEPANKRVATVPPLSQAVDVTFRIHYITYSPSQLVAVTGSLQELGDWERFVPLQKAKDGFWANTISLPVESQVEWKFVLVEDGRISRWEECGNRYLFLTSQDEDVYLDKCWGCC from the exons ATGACCATGAAGAAGAGCAAACCAATTGCTCTGGACCGGCGCGATATTCATTCCCTGCTGGACGTGATCGGCGGTTTCGGTGCCGTAGTCGCCGTAGGGATCATTGCCATGCTGTCGGTGTGCGCCGCGTTCTTCATTTACCGATCCTTTAGAGGTCAGCGCGGAAAGGGTGACGAGAATAGCGAGAACGAGACGACGGTAGCGACGGAGGAAGAGAGCACGGCTCGGAGGAGGAAAAGAGAGAGGGATGATGATCGACCTACCGAGTCAACAG GAGCATGTGAGGATGGAAAGCAGGACCTCTCATCCACCGACAACATGCTCCTTCCTACTGAAGTGCCAGAGAAAGACCTAAATGAAAGCACTCTTAAGGACTTGGAGGAGATTACAGATGAGCTTCTAACAGACTTGGAACCCAGAATGGGAGATAAAACGGATTCTGATCTGGATCAGTGTGTAGAAATGGATCCTGATGAAAAAACAGAATGTGAGGAACATATTCAGCAAgatgttgatgatgatgatggtggatGTGAGGTTTTGGCCGATGTGAATGTGGGTTTGACACAAACGGGCAATTCTGCCAAGAAGGAAATTGAGGAATATCTTGACAAATCTGTAAGTTTGGAAACAGACGAACCATCTGAAACTGAAAGCGCTCGGGAGATTATTTATCAGAGGCATCAGGATCACATCACAGACCATGTCTCATCCAATCCCAGTAAGATGCAATTAGAAGAACACATTAAGACGTCAGTGGTggaggaagtggaaaacatgagcaAGAAGTTTGAAGACCATCATGATTGGCGTTTCCCACGAACAAATAACTTTGATTGCTGTTGCAGTGATAAGAAGACGGACACGTTGGAGAAAATGAAAGGCCAGCCATGGTTTCATAGTGGAAGCTACACCACAGACGGCATAAACCTGAGCGCGGCTGTGGAAACGATGGTCAACCACAACAGCAGGTTTGACTTCCAGAACTACTTGGGTTTCCAAACTGATAATACGTTCATTGGTGGTTCTTCAATACAGGTGAGCCTCTCACAAGAGAAGAAAACTGATGAAGAGGGTACAATAGAGAAGAAACAAGAAAAGAATGAGATTAGCATCATGGACGCAATTATGGACAATAACGAGTGGCTAAACGTAGGAGCACCAGAGTACAAAGATCTTCCTTGGCTTACGGCAATAGCAACCGAAGAAAAACAGACGCAACAAGAGCAAGTCAAGACTGGTTTAACCAAAGATGATGAAGAACCAGCGAATAAAAGAGTAGCGACTGTTCCGCCTTTATCACAAGCAGTTGACGTAACCTTCAGGATTCATTACATCACATACTCTCCTAGCCAGCTGGTGGCTGTCACCGGGAGTCTGCAGGAATTGGGGGACTGGGAAAGATTTGTTCCACTACAGAAAGCCAAGGACGGCTTCTGGGCCAACACCATCAGCCTCCCTGTGGAGAGCCAGGTGGAGTGGAAGTTCGTCCTGGTGGAGGACGGAAGGATCTCTCGCTGGGAGGAGTGTGGAAACCGCTATCTCTTTTTAACAAGCCAAGATGAAGACGTCTATCTTGATAAGTGCTGGGGATGTTGTTGA